Genomic window (Nicotiana sylvestris chromosome 7, ASM39365v2, whole genome shotgun sequence):
CTATAATATTAAATATCGTATTTGAGTtttgaaataaaataaagaacGAAAGTAGCCTATGATTACTTTGTGTCTAAATTAAAAGTTAGTGATCTGTTTTCTCACCAGTTTAACTTTGTCTATGGAATAATCAGGCACAATTTTAATTTAAGAGATATTTGCTACCTTAGTCATTCTATAAAGATTTTAATTTATGCTTTATTTTTTACTTCATATAAAAAACATATGTTATAAATATACACGTAccaaaaatttattatttttgtgTAACAATTAAGTGATGATTCACAGAACTATGGTGCAATACAGTATCCAGAAACTACATTAAGCTACAATTTGTGTTGGTTAAAATTATAATGtaaacattaaataaaatattatttaagattTTGAAGTAAATCATGTATTTTTCGCTCCTATTCCAAATCATGCAAAAACAAATAAGAATCTCTAATGTCGTCACACTTatggtaaagaaaaaaaaaattcggcGAGTTGCCTCATCgaaaacaaaaatatattaacTATCCATACCATATcgattttaaatatttaaatattaaGACTTCATATCTAATTTAAATGGAAATGATTTAATAACCAAtattttagttaattttaaagttctaaatattaggaaagtgttataaatattaggaaaataattaaattattatttttaagtgatagaaaattaattaaatgattatTTCTAAATAGTAGAGAATTAATTAAATATTCCTAAATAGTaaagaattaattaaatgactatttctaaatattagagaaataatcaaatgactattgTCCAATGTGAATTATATATATTCTTCGGTTGAGGTTTGATACGAAGAAAAAGATATTCTTctaaaaatattttggaaaatattttcaaaaagaaaatttgTCTCACCATCCAACACTCTAAAAGTTTAAAAATTATTCCAAATGGATCAACTAAGAAAAATATAAGAGGAAAAAGTCGTTTTCCTTTTCACCTTTTGAAGgaaattaaaatatatttttagaaaGAATATCTTTTAGTGTTTGATTATAAACAAAATGTCTTATTTTCTGCGAGATGATTTCCTTGGTACCAAACACacccaatcttttttttttttattaaggaATGCTGCTTAGTTTCATGCTTTCCAAATACAATTAGCATGCATAAATATGTTTCTTTAAATGCTTAATACTTATAATTTTGCTACCGACTGTAGCATGCTAATTGCCTTTTTAGCTAATTGGGGCATGTGAGCCGATAATTCACTTATCATATGAATTATTAAATTGATAAAACTAGAAAATGCTAAAAGTAATTGATGTTTTGATAGTatattaataattttgaaaaataatcatAGTAATAAACACATCCAAATTGACCCCGTAAAAGCCAAACAAGAAGAGGAATCTTCACACAAATGGCGATTAACTGCTAATTATTTAGCTGATATACATAAAGTATAGAGTTATACGTACATTATTGAGTGAATAACTGTTTAAGTGGATTcttcaaaagaaaaaggaaacaaaTTAAAGTGGAGAAAGAATTGCCTGACTAGACAAAGGACTAGAGTGCCGGTCCATTTGAGGATAAGTAGCAAGATAGAGAGTGGGCACGTTTTCAACCTAATATCCAAAAATCAAATGACTTTGGGCAGAGCGTATAAAATCCAAAAGTCAAAGCCAAAGTCTTGCACTCGAAGCAAATACAGTGTCTTCAATGTCTTGTGACCTTTTAATTGCGGCCTCTTCTCAAATTATTACTCCCTCTGGTCTATTTTAGTTGTCGTGTTTTTTTTTTTATAcgtttcttgaaaaataattaATACTAAGAACTAATTTAATACTCTTCACTTTTGGGTTTTCTATGGTATGTACTTGGTCAATGTTTATTTTTAAGAACATTTGATACTAAGAAAAAAATTAGTTAATTATACCTTGATTTTCCAAAACGACAACTATTTTGACTAGATATATTTAGCAACCACCAAGATTAATATGGATCGGAGGGAGTATTTTGACAGATTTGAAGAATATCTGTGAAAGTATTTTCAGTATATTCATTGTTGAACATTCTGTACATACACGTATATATACAAGAGAAGAAGTAGTCTACTCCATAACAAACATTACAAGTTGTATATTGACTGTATAACTAGTGTATAAACTTTAATGGACTCTTCCAGCAGCAGCCGCCCAAAACCGGGTGGCCCAAATGATATTAGGCCCAAATAGCTTAAGGCTGTCCAGTTCATTTTCCTTTCTTCATTGTTCAGAACCTCGTTCATATCAGTTGAGATAATGCACCAGCCTTCTTCTTCTTATCTTCCTCGATCCATCTTCTTCTTATCTTCCTTGATTTTATTATCCCCAATATCAGCTATATCAACATATTCTCACCACCATTTATATATAAAGACATTTTAGTGCCTAACCTAGCTAAATTTTTGTCTGTGTTAATAGGAGCTTTCCCTAGTTGTTTATTTCTCATGACTAAAAACAGATAAATGAACTAATACTCCCGTTGTTTCAAATTAGacgaggtactttcctttttagtttgttccaaaataaatgaaatatttctaaatttgaaaattattcaactttaaactctttattttacttattttaaacttaatgagaagcttttataaccatacaaatatCATAGCCCTATAAAGTTTTTACCCCTTAGACTTTTAaaatcacaagtttcaaaagttttcttttcttaaactctgtatcGAGTCAAATTActtcatctaaattgaaacggaagaATTGAAACGGAAGAAGTAATATAATAGATGCTTTTAAACTGAAATTTTGGTTGGAACTGAGAAGAAGTGAAATAACCTATGAAGCTTTATTAACCGTTCCGATGACATACTCCACGAAAGAAGCCAATTCTTCCATAGTCATAAAATTCGAGAATATCGATTAGTATATGTCAAAGTTATCGAATATACTTTACATTATCGTTAACTAAAAGTTTTCGGTTCGagctataaaaattaaaaactttCTTGTTAAGACGtatttttttcttaaatgagCCATACGCAAAGCGAGTATAAATTAATTAAGCCGTTGGATTTCGAAAAAAGCAAAAGACATAGGTCCATAGGATATGTCTTGACTAGGTAATGATCTGACTTGGTCagttaaaaggaaaaaaaggatacTTAAATACCAAAATAACTTCTCCATATAATAACTTCTCTGTCTTGGGCTagttcttttttctttcatttccagATCCTTAGCTGACAGGTCAAATGAGTTCAACTATTGTACTATTCAAACCTTGTGTACCAAGCAACACAATGTCTGTTTGTCCATTGACAAAAAAGGATATTCTTATCTTATCGAAGTAGACAAAACAACAAGCAATGAAATCAAAGACGGGCAAAGCCCCTAAGAAGCCTCTCCAGACCATACAAGGGTGCGTCGAGCCCTTCATTTAGAGCTGGATGATATAAAGCCCCTAAACTATAAGGTAAAGAAGCCTCTCCAGACCATACAAGGGTGCGTCGAGCCCTTCATTTAGAGCTGGATGATATAAAGCCCCTAAACTATAAGGTAAATAAGCCTCTCCAGACCATACAAGGGTGCGTCGAGCCCTTCATTTAGAGCTGGATGATATATATGAAACTATGAATCCTGGGGTCCTTGGAGCAACGGTAACGTTGTTttcgtgtgacctataggtcacgggttcaagccgtgaaagcagccactaatgcttgtattagggTAGGATGTCTACATCATACCCCTTAGGATACGGCCCTTTCCCGAACCCTGCACGAATGCGGGATGCCTTGTGTACCGGGCTGCAAAAAAAAATCCAAGGGTCCTTTGGTTGGAAAATTTGTATTTGAACTAATGTGTTCAATCCAATGCGCAAGTAAAAAAGATTTAGTTTATATACAGAGGGATAGGTTCTTTATATTACTTTTTAGGCGAGCTACCAAATTAGGCATAATATAGACAGTTGCCTTTCATAATAAGTCATTCTTACCCAATGGCGTTGAAAAACTACATACTGTCAGTGTATAGAAGTTAACTCACGTTAAGATGAGATTTTAAAAATTCTGTACTTACCAAAAACTCGTTGGTGAGTCTGTATTTCAACTTTGGTAACCCAAGTTGTAGAGGAGCAATAAGAACAAAATAGAGACAAATAATTCTATTTCTAAGCCCAGATTATTAGCTAAGTATTAGCAATCTTCATATTGTCAACACTAAGCATTCTAATAACTTCATTATATGCCCTGTTTGCTGCTCTGTTCAATGCAATTTCTTTCTTTACATGGCACATGCCTTTTCCCCTTAGTTGATTGTCAATAAAAACTTCAAAACTCCCATCATGTGACCACATATCGACTACCCGAACTTTAAGTTTATGCTTCTGACAGGTCTCATGGAGCTTCTTCACCGGATTTGTTTGAAGCATTTCCGGTGTAATTATGGGCTCTAATAGAGTCTTCGCTACCTACAGGTCGTCCAAAACCAGAAGCAGCTTGCGTTAAGAGGCGAGGAAAGAGAAGAATGCTGTCCAAGCAACGCATTttaagtcacaatcaagaacaaagcACAGACAGAAATTAAATAACTTAACCTTCACATGATAATCTTCTCATTAGTCAAAATGACATTCTTTATctacttaggggtcgtttggttcagTTCTGGGATATCCCATGGGATTATCTATCTCACCTCTTATATAGGATAATTAATACCACCATTTCGGCATTAATTTATACCGGTATTAGCTAATACCCACAACCAAACATGGGACAACTATAATCCCAAATTTTATGCAGGGATTAATATCCTTATCCTggtaaccaaacgaccccttaaagtATCTTTGTCCTCCTCAATGCCACCTTCTATTTGTAAATTACATTACATGGGACCATGTGGAGATATAATTTAAAGTAAAGAAATTAGCGCCCAAGCTCATCAAATTCTCAAATGGTTCTCTTTTTCCCATATTTTTCTGTTAAGTAAAAGTAACTACTTCAGCATCCAATCACAGAGATTCATACAAGATTCTTCATGAATTTTCAGTCATAAGATAGTAACATAATATATAGTTTATCCATACTTGGTGGTATGATTCATCAGATGAGTGGCTTCAGCGAAAGAGCCCTGTTAATTTCCTCCTTTTTTCTAAAGTTAACAAAATTTATATGCCATAAATTCACAAAACTGTGCCTACTTTCTAGCCATGCTTGAGACAATAGAAGGCTAGAAATGGAAGCCAAAGCTAAACCTAGCGTTGCATAGGCTCTAAGTGGACTTCCATGCTACAACATGTAAAATTTAGTTAAAGGAAAAGGTAGGCCTCTTTCCTTTTCTGTTGCCGGTTctctttatttctttccttttctttctttatttacgCTTTCTTTTTGAGGGCGGAGGGGCGAGGTGAGAGGTTCAAGTAGGAACCTTAGCTCCTAGCAACCTATATAAGCTATAATTACAAAACAATTAAATGACTCGTGATCAATGCCTTCACATATGAAGAGGTACATGTACGGCTAATAATTTGAACTGCTCTTAGAATTAGGTATTTGAGGGGAGAAAAAGAACATACCTCCCAGGTAGTGTCAATTGAAGAATTGCTATCAATGAATACTGCGCCTATTGTTGATTCAACAACATCAGCAAGCACCTTCGGAGCATTTATTAATCCATGGGAATGCAATGGATACTCCGGAAGAACATTTATAAATGATTGAATCTGTGAATATAGATAACTTTtgtcaagaagaagaagatcagggGCACATACAGAACCTGAAAATGAAACACTAAGAAAAGGTAAAGCAGTAAAGAAGGAGAACCATACTAATGGGAAAAAAAAAATTCCACACGACATTGAGAATAGGCAAAGGAAGTAAAGTGAGACTTTCTCATCCGTCTTGATCGCAAAGGTTAATAGATACTTTCAGTAAACACAGTCAAGGTGGAAAAAAGAATTCAAGAAGTATTAGACTCTACTTGAGTGTAGTCCTGTTTAAAGAATCTAAGGTCAACTATGTTAAATATTCCTCTTATTCCACTAACTGTTGTTTTTGCTTTCTTTTATGACTTCTTTTTCAGCCCTAGAGACTTTTGCAGAGATAGCAGGAGGAGGTTAGAAATTGGTATTTCGAAATTCTTTTCTCTAAAAGGAAATGAAGAGTAGAGTAGCAGTTCAAATGAAAGCCATCTAACGAGTAATATAAGAGAAGCCAATCAGCAAATGAATTTACTACATACTCCATTCCTATAATATTCAATAAGATAAAGGAACTAGGTAAACTAGGTAAGGGGGTCATGGATACATTTTATTAAGTAGCTCTTGGCACGCGTCTTTGCTTAGCCAGCAGCACAAATACGGGCACTTGTCGTGCAGTGAATAATTGTGACTCGGGTACGAGCCTTCATATTGCTCCAGATTAGGTTAGTAGCAAACTACCTGTTGGTTTCGTCAATGATAAAGATCTTAGAGTGAAAagtataaggcaaaaatcacttTTTTGGATATTTTGAAAGGATTAAGCAGAAAGCATAACAGCTCTATAACAAAATAGTTATGCTTCAGACATTTATTCCAAACCCTACAAAAATAATAAGCAGGATGAAAAAACTTCTTATGAATACATGGAAAACTGAGTTACTTCCACATGTATATGTACGTGAAAATGCTTCAATTTGCACTGGTACAGAAACACGGAACAGCCAAATGCCGACGTGCTATCTTAATTAGCAAACAAATACTAAAATATAGGAACCGTGCTGGTTATTGCCGAACAAGTAATACAAGAAAAATATAAAGACAAATCAAATGCCCTTAATTACTTAGCTCACTTACTCGTCGTGTAAGGATAGGCCTTCC
Coding sequences:
- the LOC104247686 gene encoding ribonuclease 3-like protein 3 isoform X1 gives rise to the protein MGSWLRSFFTPAVNWVPVQNLQKYGSVLNSFLPGILANEEATKRSLQDDTSQNVEDVQKIIGYHFNDHNLLWQAFTHPSYDRDCISYERLEYVGDSVLNLMITKQQFSKYPNLPPGLLSPLRAANVDTEKLARVAVKHSFHKYLRHGRPILTRRIQSFINVLPEYPLHSHGLINAPKVLADVVESTIGAVFIDSNSSIDTTWEVAKTLLEPIITPEMLQTNPVKKLHETCQKHKLKVRVVDMWSHDGSFEVFIDNQLRGKGMCHVKKEIALNRAANRAYNEVIRMLSVDNMKIANT